One segment of Pseudofrancisella aestuarii DNA contains the following:
- the ftsZ gene encoding cell division protein FtsZ — MFDFNDSMVSNAVIKVVGVGGGGGNAVQHMCEEVEGVEFYVMNTDGQALSRSKVENVLQIGTNLTKGLGAGANPEIGKRAATEDRSKIEQLLSGADMVFITAGMGGGTGTGGAPIVAEVAREMGILTIAVVTKPFPFEGPRRMKAADFGIEELTKHVDSIITVPNEKLLSVLGKGASLLDAFKATNDVLGNAVKGVSELITKPGLINVDFADVRAVMTNMGIAMMGMGEASGENRAREAAEAAISSPLLEDVNLDGAKGVIVNITAGMDMSIGEFEEVGEVIRSFISDDAIVIAGTVIDPDVTDTMKVTVVVTGIEKVASKKGFGLEKSSSARESSSSSAPSFLRKETEVASNNSQESTKETSQADIPSFLRRR, encoded by the coding sequence ATGTTTGATTTTAATGACTCAATGGTGTCGAATGCTGTTATAAAAGTTGTTGGCGTTGGTGGTGGCGGTGGTAACGCTGTGCAGCACATGTGTGAAGAGGTTGAGGGTGTTGAGTTTTACGTAATGAATACTGATGGTCAAGCATTATCTAGATCTAAAGTGGAAAATGTTCTACAAATTGGTACTAATCTTACAAAAGGTCTTGGTGCTGGTGCAAACCCTGAAATAGGTAAGAGAGCTGCTACAGAAGATAGAAGTAAAATTGAACAACTTTTAAGTGGTGCTGATATGGTATTTATTACTGCTGGTATGGGGGGTGGTACTGGTACTGGCGGAGCTCCAATCGTTGCAGAGGTTGCTAGAGAAATGGGTATTCTTACTATAGCTGTTGTTACAAAGCCTTTTCCATTTGAAGGACCAAGAAGAATGAAAGCAGCAGATTTTGGTATAGAGGAATTAACTAAGCATGTTGACTCAATAATAACTGTTCCAAATGAGAAGTTATTAAGTGTACTTGGTAAAGGAGCTAGCCTTTTAGATGCATTCAAAGCAACTAATGATGTATTAGGAAATGCTGTTAAAGGGGTTTCTGAGCTTATAACGAAGCCTGGTTTAATAAACGTCGACTTCGCTGATGTCAGAGCTGTAATGACTAATATGGGTATAGCAATGATGGGTATGGGCGAAGCTTCTGGAGAAAATAGAGCTAGAGAGGCTGCTGAGGCTGCTATATCAAGCCCATTACTTGAAGATGTTAATTTAGATGGCGCTAAAGGTGTTATAGTTAATATTACTGCTGGTATGGATATGTCTATTGGTGAGTTTGAAGAAGTTGGTGAAGTTATTAGATCATTTATTTCTGATGATGCTATAGTTATAGCTGGTACAGTTATTGATCCTGATGTAACAGATACTATGAAAGTTACTGTGGTTGTTACTGGTATAGAAAAAGTAGCTTCTAAGAAAGGTTTTGGTTTAGAGAAAAGTTCTTCAGCTAGAGAATCTTCTAGTTCATCTGCACCATCTTTCTTAAGAAAAGAAACAGAAGTAGCTTCAAATAACTCACAAGAATCGACTAAAGAAACTAGTCAAGCAGATATTCCAAGTTTCTTAAGAAGAAGATAA
- the ftsA gene encoding cell division protein FtsA, protein MAFESGNFCALDLGSSKITVAIGQLVEQGTIKILGVSQKRSKGVKQGAIINLEMAMEAINAALDEARDIAGVDINRVTLGVSAPNVAGFNSYGLAAVEGGEVSMTDLAMAIKTAKAVPMSADTEMLHVLQRDYVVDGQPGVTEPIGMFAVRLESNVHIIVVSSRLLQNIRKSIVGCGFEISDIVAEHLSSSSSVLTSDEKDMGVCLVNIGADSTSVTVFSEGSICFTDTLKVGGNSISSDISKVFRLPVDAAESLKLQYGYATSKHLKNPDEKIDIPNALGNAKKRISVQDLSLVIEARMEEAFEMLYSKLDENRLLEILSSGIVFTGGGSKLKGLARLGEEMFRLPVRVGGPIDVLGANEVVHNPSYSTVVGLLKYAAINSVDSPSSVSSSKEVDVTEDESKLDKKGLVSSVKGWFSNNF, encoded by the coding sequence ATGGCTTTTGAAAGTGGTAATTTCTGTGCGCTTGATTTAGGTTCTTCAAAAATTACAGTTGCTATTGGTCAATTGGTTGAACAAGGAACGATAAAAATACTTGGCGTAAGTCAGAAGAGATCGAAAGGTGTTAAACAAGGCGCTATTATAAATCTAGAAATGGCAATGGAAGCTATAAATGCAGCTTTAGATGAGGCTAGAGATATAGCAGGAGTTGATATTAATAGAGTAACTTTAGGTGTGAGTGCACCCAATGTTGCTGGTTTTAATTCTTACGGGTTAGCTGCTGTTGAGGGCGGTGAAGTTTCTATGACAGATTTAGCAATGGCAATTAAAACAGCAAAAGCTGTTCCTATGTCAGCTGATACCGAAATGTTGCATGTTTTGCAGAGAGACTATGTTGTTGATGGGCAGCCTGGAGTTACAGAGCCAATAGGAATGTTTGCTGTAAGATTAGAGTCAAATGTGCATATAATCGTTGTATCATCAAGATTATTGCAAAACATAAGAAAAAGTATTGTCGGTTGTGGCTTTGAGATTTCTGATATTGTTGCTGAACACTTATCTAGTAGTAGCTCTGTGCTTACATCAGATGAAAAAGATATGGGTGTGTGTTTAGTTAATATAGGAGCAGACTCAACTAGTGTTACTGTTTTTTCTGAAGGAAGCATTTGTTTCACTGATACATTAAAGGTTGGTGGAAATAGTATTTCTTCAGATATTTCTAAAGTGTTTAGGCTTCCTGTTGATGCTGCTGAGAGTCTTAAGTTGCAGTATGGGTATGCTACAAGCAAGCATTTGAAAAATCCGGATGAAAAAATAGATATTCCTAATGCTCTAGGTAATGCAAAAAAGAGAATATCTGTACAAGATCTCTCTCTAGTAATTGAAGCAAGAATGGAAGAGGCTTTTGAGATGCTTTATTCTAAGCTAGATGAAAACAGACTTTTAGAAATATTATCTTCAGGTATAGTTTTTACAGGAGGAGGATCAAAATTAAAAGGTTTGGCTAGATTGGGGGAGGAAATGTTTAGGCTTCCAGTAAGAGTAGGGGGTCCTATTGATGTGTTAGGGGCTAATGAAGTGGTTCATAATCCTTCTTACTCAACTGTTGTGGGACTTTTAAAATACGCGGCAATAAATAGTGTAGATTCTCCATCATCTGTAAGTAGCAGTAAAGAAGTTGATGTAACAGAAGATGAGAGTAAGCTTGATAAAAAAGGTTTGGTATCTTCTGTTAAAGGTTGGTTTTCCAATAATTTTTAA
- a CDS encoding cell division protein FtsQ/DivIB — MIKIVKRFVLFLICVAILLIILFFATRIDENISKVDVVSNDQLFYISKQDLIDKILESSNKGWLNFNAESLEYYISDLQGTDYTLVKKIWPSTLVVYIYEREPIAYWGEKKVLLDDMTIISPAVFNYDKYLPRINGPDKNKDYIYGEYLDLERIAQKNNVEIIDMDYEGNLFSVKLSDGFYVKLGSKDLIKRFEKFFKFYKQVKNYENVKYFDMRYDNGFVVKY; from the coding sequence ATGATAAAGATTGTAAAAAGATTTGTTTTATTTTTGATTTGTGTAGCTATTCTATTAATAATTTTATTTTTTGCTACGAGAATTGATGAGAATATATCTAAAGTTGATGTTGTCTCAAATGATCAGCTTTTTTATATATCTAAACAAGATTTGATAGATAAGATTTTAGAATCAAGTAACAAAGGTTGGCTTAATTTCAATGCTGAGTCTTTGGAGTATTATATTTCCGACCTTCAAGGAACTGATTATACTTTGGTGAAGAAAATATGGCCATCAACATTAGTTGTTTATATTTATGAAAGAGAGCCTATTGCATATTGGGGCGAAAAAAAAGTTCTTTTAGATGATATGACTATTATTTCTCCAGCTGTCTTTAATTATGATAAATATTTACCTCGCATCAATGGTCCAGATAAGAATAAAGATTATATATACGGCGAATATTTAGATCTGGAAAGAATTGCTCAGAAAAACAATGTTGAAATAATTGATATGGATTATGAGGGAAACTTATTTTCAGTGAAGTTGTCTGATGGTTTCTATGTAAAGCTTGGTTCAAAAGATCTTATTAAAAGATTTGAGAAATTTTTCAAATTTTATAAGCAAGTTAAAAATTATGAGAATGTAAAATATTTTGATATGCGATATGATAATGGCTTTGTTGTGAAATATTAG
- a CDS encoding D-alanine--D-alanine ligase has product MKKEKIVVLYGGDSPEREVSLKSGGAVLTALQQEGFDVCGVDASSRELVEEILRISPDICYIALHGEDGENGRVQSLLEILKIKHTASDIRASVITMDKMLSKEVWERNGLLTPKAKLLTESLKEAKELKFPVVIKPTSTGSSIGITKVNLEMELESAYKEAAQYGEVMIEEWVTGKEMTVAVLNDEVFSSVWIEPKNEFYDYESKYGGQSIYHSPSGLPDDKELEIRELAKRAYDVLSCKGHARVDFIYSDGKFYLIEINTSPGMTEHSLSPKSAKALGYSFNDLVRKVVEQAK; this is encoded by the coding sequence ATGAAAAAAGAAAAAATTGTTGTTTTATATGGGGGAGACTCTCCAGAAAGAGAAGTTTCTTTGAAATCGGGCGGGGCGGTGTTGACAGCTCTGCAACAGGAAGGTTTTGATGTTTGCGGAGTTGATGCCTCATCTAGAGAACTTGTTGAGGAGATTTTAAGAATTTCTCCTGATATTTGTTATATAGCATTACATGGTGAAGATGGTGAAAATGGACGTGTTCAGTCACTATTAGAGATATTAAAAATTAAGCATACTGCATCTGATATTCGAGCAAGTGTGATTACTATGGATAAAATGCTAAGTAAAGAAGTGTGGGAGAGAAATGGTCTCCTTACTCCCAAAGCAAAGCTTCTTACAGAGAGTCTAAAAGAAGCTAAAGAACTTAAGTTTCCAGTTGTGATAAAGCCTACTAGTACGGGGTCGAGTATTGGGATTACGAAGGTGAATCTTGAGATGGAGCTTGAGTCAGCCTATAAAGAAGCTGCTCAATATGGTGAGGTGATGATAGAGGAATGGGTTACTGGGAAGGAAATGACTGTAGCTGTTCTAAATGACGAGGTTTTTTCATCTGTTTGGATAGAACCTAAAAATGAGTTCTATGATTATGAGTCGAAATATGGTGGCCAATCCATATATCATAGTCCAAGTGGGCTGCCAGATGATAAAGAGTTAGAGATAAGAGAGTTGGCGAAAAGAGCGTATGATGTCCTGAGTTGTAAAGGACATGCAAGAGTCGATTTTATTTATTCGGATGGTAAATTTTATTTGATAGAGATAAATACTTCTCCAGGTATGACGGAGCATAGCTTATCGCCAAAATCAGCTAAGGCTCTGGGTTATAGCTTTAATGATTTAGTTAGAAAGGTTGTAGAACAAGCTAAATGA
- the tadA gene encoding tRNA adenosine(34) deaminase TadA: protein MMLFNESDIFFMREAYSQSLRAKEKNEIPIGAVLVKDGKIIGKAHNCTITNNDPSAHAEVLAIRMGAEKLNNYRLNDTKLYVTLEPCIMCLGVLVQARVQELIYATPDSRVGVFSRKKYYEDKDLNHNLSVRSGLMQKECKNLLKDFFLERRSK from the coding sequence TTGATGCTTTTTAATGAATCTGATATTTTTTTTATGAGAGAGGCTTATAGTCAATCACTACGGGCTAAGGAAAAAAACGAAATTCCAATAGGGGCGGTTTTGGTGAAGGATGGAAAGATAATTGGGAAAGCTCATAATTGTACTATAACAAATAATGATCCATCGGCACATGCTGAGGTGCTCGCTATAAGAATGGGAGCTGAAAAACTAAATAATTATCGTTTAAATGATACAAAATTGTATGTAACATTAGAGCCGTGTATAATGTGTTTGGGTGTTTTAGTTCAGGCTAGAGTGCAGGAGCTAATTTATGCAACACCTGATAGTAGGGTTGGAGTTTTTTCTCGTAAAAAATACTATGAAGATAAGGATTTGAATCATAACTTAAGTGTTAGATCGGGATTGATGCAAAAAGAATGTAAAAACCTTTTGAAAGATTTTTTTTTAGAAAGAAGAAGTAAATAA
- the rpsA gene encoding 30S ribosomal protein S1 yields MSENFKELFEQSLKQTEMRVGKIIEATVVSIDKDFTMIDAGLKSESFIPTDSLKNNDGELEVSVGDKINVVLDALDNSHGETRLSRDKAKKIELWQNIEQAFENNQTVLGRITNHVRGGYTMEVQGLRAFLPGSLVDVRPIKDVAHLEDKDIELKVVKIDTKRNNIVVSRKAVIEENNSGDKDALLEKISEGSVVKGIVKNITDFGAFVDLGGVDGLLHITDISWSRISHPTDVLSIGEEIDVKVIKFDKEKQRISLGIKQLGEDPWLNIARELPVGTKLMGTVTNITDYGCFVKLKEGIEGLVHTSEMDWTNKNVNPHKAVSIGQELEVIVLELDADNHRISLGIKQCRANPWNEFETNFQVGDKVHGKIRSITEFGVFIGLDGGIDGLVHISDVAWDNPAKAIKELKKGDDVEAVLVSVNTDLERIALSMKQLSEDPFRQFAEANPKGSLVKGKIIKVQENGAVVLLDETNNIDGFIRISEISVNHTKDARDELSEGQEIETRIVNIDPKKRSIALSIKAIEEGEVAKAKSNYKVEQMTPTTLGDLIKEQLSKK; encoded by the coding sequence ATGTCAGAAAATTTCAAAGAACTATTTGAACAGTCTTTAAAACAAACAGAAATGAGAGTAGGTAAAATAATCGAAGCTACTGTTGTTAGCATAGATAAAGATTTCACTATGATTGATGCTGGATTGAAATCAGAATCTTTCATCCCTACTGATTCATTAAAAAATAACGACGGAGAATTAGAAGTTTCTGTTGGCGATAAAATAAATGTTGTTTTAGATGCTTTAGATAATAGTCATGGTGAAACTAGACTTTCTAGAGACAAAGCTAAGAAAATTGAGCTTTGGCAAAATATTGAGCAAGCTTTTGAAAATAACCAAACTGTACTTGGTAGAATCACTAATCATGTTAGAGGTGGTTATACTATGGAAGTGCAAGGTTTAAGAGCTTTCTTACCAGGATCCTTAGTTGATGTAAGACCGATTAAAGATGTTGCTCATCTAGAAGATAAAGATATAGAGCTTAAAGTAGTTAAAATAGATACTAAGAGAAACAACATAGTAGTATCAAGAAAAGCTGTTATTGAAGAAAATAACTCTGGTGATAAAGATGCTCTTCTTGAAAAAATCTCTGAAGGAAGCGTTGTTAAAGGTATTGTTAAAAACATTACTGACTTCGGTGCTTTCGTTGATCTTGGTGGTGTAGATGGTTTATTACACATCACAGATATTTCTTGGAGCAGAATTAGCCATCCAACAGATGTTCTTTCTATTGGTGAAGAAATTGATGTTAAAGTGATTAAATTCGACAAAGAGAAGCAAAGAATATCTCTAGGCATAAAACAGTTAGGTGAAGATCCTTGGTTAAATATCGCTAGAGAACTACCTGTTGGCACTAAATTAATGGGCACAGTTACTAACATCACTGATTATGGATGTTTCGTAAAACTTAAAGAAGGAATTGAAGGCTTAGTTCATACATCTGAAATGGATTGGACAAATAAGAACGTTAATCCTCATAAAGCTGTAAGCATTGGTCAAGAGCTTGAAGTTATAGTTCTTGAGCTAGATGCAGACAACCATAGAATATCTTTAGGTATAAAACAATGTAGAGCAAACCCTTGGAATGAGTTTGAAACTAATTTCCAAGTTGGTGACAAAGTTCATGGTAAAATCAGATCCATTACTGAATTCGGTGTATTCATTGGTCTTGATGGTGGCATTGACGGTCTAGTTCACATATCTGATGTTGCTTGGGATAATCCTGCAAAAGCAATTAAAGAGCTTAAAAAAGGTGATGATGTTGAAGCTGTGCTTGTTTCTGTTAATACTGACCTAGAAAGAATAGCTCTTAGCATGAAACAATTATCTGAAGATCCTTTCAGACAATTTGCAGAAGCTAATCCTAAAGGATCTTTAGTTAAAGGTAAAATTATTAAAGTTCAAGAAAATGGCGCTGTTGTTTTACTTGATGAAACTAATAATATTGATGGATTTATTAGAATATCTGAAATTTCTGTCAACCATACTAAAGATGCGAGAGATGAGCTAAGCGAAGGTCAAGAAATTGAAACTCGTATAGTAAATATAGACCCTAAAAAGAGAAGTATCGCTTTATCTATAAAAGCGATAGAAGAAGGTGAAGTTGCTAAAGCTAAATCTAACTATAAAGTTGAGCAAATGACTCCTACAACTCTTGGCGATCTAATCAAAGAACAACTAAGTAAAAAATAA
- a CDS encoding L-threonylcarbamoyladenylate synthase, translated as MLTSKISEIIKDLKKNNIVAIPTDTIYGFSCLINESAIRSILSLKKRDPSKGLIIISSNPKHLANFIKLEILSKAQLDKIFSETLEPTTWIVPAKDEATWIAGGKDTIAIRLTNNEIIKEITSNLNQAIISTSANLSGDESLPTASMINDIFPNIKTLEATKNTNTKPSKIIDVIKGIQIR; from the coding sequence GTGCTTACATCTAAAATTTCTGAAATAATAAAAGACTTGAAAAAAAACAATATAGTAGCTATTCCAACAGATACTATTTATGGCTTTAGTTGTTTAATAAATGAATCAGCAATCAGATCTATTCTTTCTCTAAAAAAAAGAGATCCAAGCAAAGGTCTTATAATCATATCATCAAACCCAAAACATTTAGCAAATTTTATTAAACTTGAAATATTATCAAAAGCACAGCTTGACAAAATATTCTCTGAAACTTTAGAACCTACTACTTGGATAGTCCCAGCTAAAGATGAGGCAACATGGATAGCCGGAGGAAAGGACACCATTGCTATTAGACTTACAAATAACGAGATTATAAAAGAAATAACATCTAATTTAAATCAAGCAATAATCTCAACTAGTGCAAACTTATCTGGTGATGAAAGCCTACCTACTGCATCTATGATAAATGACATCTTTCCAAACATAAAAACATTAGAAGCAACTAAAAATACAAATACTAAACCATCAAAAATTATAGATGTAATAAAAGGTATACAAATACGATAA
- a CDS encoding intracellular proliferation membrane protein RipA — MKKSKEIDHKDIQDKLWSHDDETNLSNEQYNTLLIEQYRMYVESADRTSFRRIVINLFFLVTNLFIVGIVALAVSNNMNINNPPSPTLIAIPFFAGIVFCYAWWKIVRFFRHHVQIKNTIVPSIERRLPSKAWLTEEYIANQKGSFKPIRILEIYMPFIFVGIYTAFFIFIQVSWLKVS; from the coding sequence ATGAAGAAATCAAAAGAAATAGATCATAAAGATATTCAAGATAAGCTTTGGAGCCATGATGATGAAACCAACTTATCGAATGAACAGTATAATACTCTACTTATAGAACAATATAGGATGTATGTCGAGTCTGCTGACAGAACCAGCTTTAGAAGAATCGTTATCAATTTGTTCTTCCTAGTAACGAACCTTTTTATTGTTGGAATAGTTGCTCTTGCTGTAAGCAATAATATGAATATTAACAACCCACCATCTCCAACTTTAATTGCTATACCTTTCTTTGCTGGCATAGTTTTCTGTTATGCATGGTGGAAAATCGTGAGATTTTTTAGACATCATGTACAGATAAAAAACACTATTGTGCCTTCCATAGAGAGAAGGCTTCCTTCTAAAGCTTGGTTAACTGAAGAATATATTGCAAATCAAAAAGGCTCATTCAAACCTATCAGAATACTTGAAATATACATGCCTTTCATTTTTGTTGGCATCTATACAGCTTTCTTCATATTCATCCAAGTCTCTTGGTTAAAAGTCTCTTAA
- the pta gene encoding phosphate acetyltransferase: MNTPIFILPSSKFTGLRMLASSIAYALQQKGLKIKTFHPVFDMDMTIEEIEKYLLNDRVKDYVELVLQKFYKKAQGYDFAIVCGLFRQTDYTHKLYSLNGSLFELNRELIKALSAKVIISSYHGNKTLQDINDEMEYKYRTLPKKIEVLGAIITKVNAPYDEDGHIGFSLTDEEARESSGTVKISSEEVSRLPIFSKPDGIRFLGCVDWSKEKTYPRILDIKNRLKLELITDVTLDTRVHRVTMCSRNIENFIEDLEPNTMVITSADRSDILMAVCLAAHKGMKIAGIVLTVGKRLNDDVKRLCLEIAEKSGLAILTTENRSTSTIVKITELDFMGIPKDDFERIQRVKDSIIANVNIKEILKEITKDSIAKNRIMSPPAFRYHLLKMAQKAKKRIVLPESYEPRTLQAVKNCYEQGIADCVLIGDKTKINEVAQLNGFSLPEGITVIEIDEASEKRYLKTLLDLRKHKGLSENIAKDAIKNPIILATIMLYLGEVDGLVSGAEHTTADVLRPALQLVKTKPGISLVSSVFFMCMPEEVIVFADCAVNQDPTAEQLVEIAIQSAESAQKFSIEPRVAMISYSTGTSGSGEQVEKVRKATEMLKNRQPELLVDGPLQYDAAMIESVAKKKAPGSPVAGKATVLIFPDLNTGNTVYKAVQRSANVLSIGPVLQGINKPVNDLSRGATVDDITYTIAITAIQAI; the protein is encoded by the coding sequence ATGAATACACCAATTTTTATTTTACCATCATCTAAATTCACAGGCTTAAGAATGTTGGCAAGCAGTATTGCTTATGCACTTCAGCAAAAAGGTCTAAAAATAAAAACTTTTCATCCTGTTTTTGATATGGATATGACGATTGAAGAGATAGAGAAATATTTATTAAATGATAGAGTTAAAGATTATGTTGAATTAGTCTTACAAAAATTTTATAAGAAAGCTCAAGGATATGATTTTGCAATAGTATGTGGATTATTTAGACAAACTGACTACACACATAAACTATATTCTTTAAATGGTAGTTTATTTGAGTTAAATAGAGAGTTGATTAAGGCATTATCAGCAAAAGTAATAATTTCATCTTATCATGGCAACAAGACTCTACAAGATATTAACGATGAAATGGAATATAAATATAGGACTTTACCTAAAAAAATAGAAGTGCTAGGAGCTATTATAACTAAGGTAAATGCTCCTTATGATGAGGATGGACATATAGGTTTTAGTTTGACTGATGAAGAGGCTAGAGAGTCAAGCGGGACAGTAAAAATAAGTTCCGAAGAAGTAAGTAGGTTACCAATATTTTCAAAACCAGATGGGATAAGATTTCTTGGTTGTGTTGATTGGTCAAAAGAGAAAACTTATCCTAGGATATTGGATATCAAAAACAGATTAAAGTTAGAGCTTATTACAGATGTAACCTTAGATACAAGAGTCCATAGAGTGACTATGTGTTCTCGAAACATAGAGAATTTTATAGAAGATTTGGAACCAAATACAATGGTTATAACTTCTGCTGATAGATCTGATATATTGATGGCAGTTTGTTTAGCTGCTCATAAAGGTATGAAAATAGCAGGGATAGTATTAACTGTAGGAAAGCGACTTAATGATGATGTTAAAAGGCTATGTCTGGAAATTGCTGAGAAGAGTGGATTAGCTATACTTACTACAGAAAATAGAAGTACTAGTACTATTGTTAAAATAACAGAATTAGATTTTATGGGTATTCCTAAAGATGATTTTGAAAGGATCCAGAGAGTTAAAGATTCAATAATAGCAAATGTTAATATTAAAGAGATATTAAAAGAAATAACGAAAGATTCTATAGCAAAAAATAGAATCATGTCACCACCAGCATTTAGGTATCATTTGTTGAAAATGGCTCAAAAAGCTAAGAAAAGAATAGTATTGCCAGAAAGTTATGAGCCAAGAACTTTGCAGGCAGTTAAAAACTGTTATGAACAAGGTATAGCAGATTGCGTGCTTATTGGCGATAAAACTAAAATTAATGAGGTTGCTCAGCTAAATGGTTTTTCTTTGCCAGAAGGTATAACAGTAATAGAAATAGATGAGGCTTCAGAAAAAAGATATTTAAAAACTCTACTAGATTTAAGAAAGCATAAGGGACTATCTGAAAATATTGCTAAAGATGCGATAAAAAATCCAATAATTTTAGCAACAATTATGCTTTATCTTGGAGAGGTTGATGGTCTTGTTTCTGGTGCTGAGCATACAACAGCAGATGTTTTAAGGCCTGCGTTGCAGTTAGTTAAAACAAAACCTGGAATTTCGCTGGTTTCATCTGTGTTCTTTATGTGTATGCCAGAAGAGGTCATTGTTTTTGCTGATTGTGCTGTTAACCAAGATCCTACAGCAGAACAGCTTGTTGAAATTGCTATACAAAGTGCAGAATCTGCTCAAAAGTTTAGTATTGAGCCAAGAGTCGCAATGATAAGCTATAGTACAGGAACATCAGGCTCTGGAGAGCAAGTGGAAAAAGTTCGCAAGGCAACTGAAATGCTGAAAAATAGACAGCCAGAGTTACTAGTTGATGGACCATTGCAATATGATGCTGCAATGATAGAGAGTGTAGCGAAGAAAAAAGCTCCAGGTAGTCCTGTGGCAGGTAAAGCAACAGTTTTAATATTTCCTGATTTAAATACTGGTAATACTGTTTATAAAGCCGTTCAGAGAAGTGCTAATGTTTTAAGTATTGGACCAGTTCTTCAAGGTATAAATAAACCAGTAAATGATTTATCTAGAGGAGCAACTGTAGATGATATTACGTACACAATAGCTATAACGGCTATTCAGGCAATATAA
- a CDS encoding acetate/propionate family kinase, translating to MSNVLVLNCGSSSVKFALINPLENQTAFSGLAENISQRNCKVSFKADRKIEIAIENGKYEDVFSQIKTYMQDNGHLEAISAVGHRVVHGGQYFDSSVLITEDVVEKIKKCIPLAPLHNPANVDGIEYCRKIFPKLPQVAVFDTAFHQTIEKYVAEYAIPRELTDKYHIRKYGFHGTSHSYVSKQAAKLLNKEKGNFIVAHLGNGCSLSAIVDGKSVDTSMGFTPLDGLIMGTRSGSIDAGIFSFLAKNLGWNVEKISSVLNKESGLLGICGHNDMREIRELAANGHADASLAIEMFSQRVAKFVASYMIYFDTLDALVFTGGIGENANTIRKSIVNKLSNIGFEIDSAKNDTKDQVYINSDKSHKIMVVPTNEELMIAKDTLQLV from the coding sequence ATGAGTAATGTGTTAGTATTAAATTGTGGTAGTTCTTCAGTTAAATTTGCTCTTATAAATCCTCTGGAAAATCAGACAGCTTTTAGTGGGTTGGCCGAAAATATTTCTCAAAGAAACTGTAAAGTTAGCTTTAAAGCAGATAGAAAAATAGAAATTGCTATAGAGAATGGAAAATATGAGGATGTTTTCTCACAAATAAAAACTTACATGCAGGATAATGGCCATCTAGAGGCTATTTCAGCTGTTGGTCATAGAGTTGTGCATGGTGGACAATATTTTGATAGTTCTGTGCTAATTACTGAAGATGTTGTTGAAAAAATTAAGAAATGTATTCCTCTCGCACCGTTACATAATCCAGCAAATGTAGATGGTATAGAGTATTGTAGGAAAATTTTTCCAAAACTACCTCAAGTTGCTGTATTTGATACGGCATTTCATCAAACTATAGAGAAATATGTTGCAGAGTATGCCATTCCCAGAGAATTAACTGATAAGTACCATATAAGAAAATATGGTTTTCATGGTACTTCACATAGTTATGTTTCTAAACAAGCAGCAAAACTCTTAAATAAAGAAAAAGGAAATTTTATAGTTGCTCATCTAGGCAATGGCTGTAGTTTATCTGCTATTGTTGATGGAAAAAGTGTAGATACTAGTATGGGATTTACTCCTCTAGATGGTCTTATAATGGGAACTCGTTCGGGTTCAATAGATGCTGGAATATTTAGCTTCTTAGCAAAAAATCTTGGCTGGAATGTTGAGAAAATTTCTAGTGTTTTAAATAAAGAGAGTGGTTTACTAGGTATATGTGGCCATAATGATATGAGAGAGATTCGTGAGTTAGCAGCAAATGGGCATGCGGATGCTAGCCTTGCTATTGAAATGTTTTCTCAAAGAGTAGCCAAGTTTGTGGCAAGCTATATGATTTATTTTGATACTTTAGATGCATTAGTCTTTACAGGTGGTATAGGTGAAAACGCTAATACAATTAGAAAGAGCATAGTTAATAAACTATCTAATATTGGATTTGAGATAGACTCTGCTAAAAATGATACCAAGGATCAGGTTTATATAAATAGTGATAAAAGCCATAAAATAATGGTTGTGCCAACTAATGAGGAGTTGATGATAGCAAAAGATACATTGCAATTAGTTTAA